GGAACTGGAACTGATGCAGGTCCACCACTCTCCTCTTCCACATTTTCATTATACCCATCAGGCAAATCTTTAATCTCTGCAGCAAATTTCTTAAACATCTTAcgtctctttctttcctctttcATTTGCTTCTTCATTAATAGTTTCTCCCGGTACTCCATTTCATCTAGATACTGCTTCTTCTGAGATCTACTAAGCGTAGCCATTTGAGCTTTAGTCAGGCTCTTAAA
This genomic interval from Camelina sativa cultivar DH55 unplaced genomic scaffold, Cs unpScaffold10841, whole genome shotgun sequence contains the following:
- the LOC109131982 gene encoding translocase of chloroplast 132, chloroplastic-like: YDQLPPFKSLTKAQMATLSRSQKKQYLDEMEYREKLLMKKQMKEERKRRKMFKKFAAEIKDLPDGYNENVEEESGGPASVPVPMPDLSLPASFDSDNPTHRYRYLDSSNQWLVRPVLETHGWDH